One stretch of Triticum urartu cultivar G1812 unplaced genomic scaffold, Tu2.1 TuUngrouped_contig_2789, whole genome shotgun sequence DNA includes these proteins:
- the LOC125527056 gene encoding uncharacterized protein LOC125527056 — MALAPVEFLGASDGGETLYCAIILWMSVMSWIIFTCDGSGRRRKGRRGSRDTKVFVGAERLCDGTGPDCSGGYGLCGSCID, encoded by the coding sequence ATGGCTTTGGCGCCGGTGGAGTTCCTGGGCGCGAGCGACGGCGGGGAGACGCTCTACTGCGCCATCATACTGTGGATGTCCGTCATGTCGTGGATCATCTTCACCTGCGACGGcagcgggaggaggaggaagggccGTCGGGGCAGCCGGGACACCAAGGTCTTCGTCGGCGCCGAGCGCCTCTGCGACGGCACCGGGCCCGACTGCAGCGGCGGCTACGGGCTCTGCGGCTCCTGCATCGACTAG